The Theobroma cacao cultivar B97-61/B2 chromosome 2, Criollo_cocoa_genome_V2, whole genome shotgun sequence genome includes the window TCGCTGTCTCTCCCAGCcgaaattaattttaattcttttgtattaaaagtattttctttatcttttgaaAACAAAGATGGAGTCTCATTAGAGAAATGCAGGTATGATTTTCCTAATGAAAAGGGGAAACTCAAATTAACATCCAGTAAcataatcaacaaaaaaaagagttttattAATGGTCTTCTGTTTATCAATTCATGTAACAAAAAGCATTAATAGAGTCTTTTTTTAAGATCCAGTAACATaatcaaccaaaaaaagagttttattAATGGTCTTCTGTTTATCAATTCATGTAACAAAAAGCATTAATagagtcttttttttttttccttttcctttttatacATGAAAAATTGCCAATGTGCTTAATGGCATGCATTACGAAGTAATGAATCTCTAACCTTGGTTCCACAGCCGGAAAGGCTTAAACAATATATAGAGCTTTTACCTATATTTAtgcttattattcttttatataGTAAAAATTATGGTGGAAACGTTTTCAGGTGGTCCTTGATAGCTGGAAGATTGCCTGGACGAACGGACaatgaagtgaaaaattattggAACTCTCATTTGAGAAGGAAGCTTATGAACATGGGTATTGATCCAAAGAACCATCGGTTGGGCATCACTAAGCTTCCTCGCCCTCAAAGTCCACTTAAATATTCCAATACCAGTGCAACTTCATCTGGTTCAAAAGTCCCAGCAGCTAACAAGAAGAATCCAGCAGTGAAATCGCGATGCGACAATGATCAAGTTTCCGATGCTGCAAGTTGCTTGGAGGATGAGCCATGTGGTCAGCTTATCCCTGATCTGAACCTGAACCTAGATCTCACCATCAATATTTCGGTTCCTAATTCCGTTGCTAAAGTTGAAGAGGAACAAAACCACAAAGAGTGCAACATATCAAAGGACCTAGAATTCTCCCCATCTCCCACACTTGTTCTCTTTCGGTAGTCGATTTGCCTGTCCAAAGGGAAATATAATTTGACAAATTAAAACCCTTAACTAGTTAGGCTGGGTTAGGTTGATGAATTGGATATGGGTCCACATTATCTAAATCTTAGTCATCTCTCCAAGGCATGTGGAAAACCGAACAAAAAAAGGGTGATGAAAGCTGGAAGCGACAGCTACAGgagataattaataattatccGAAAGAGGAGGGGAAAATAGATACAGATGAACATTTTTGAAACTGAACGCAGTGCTTGGAATCCCTAAAACTTCCTAGGCATGATTGTGCATACATACATTGGGGAGAGATTCAAAGGGTGAGTAATCACCTAGCTAACTAGGTAGTATTGTTTCCTTGTAAATAAGCTGTACACTTACATAAAATCCATTGCATCAACATACATGCATGTAGCAATAATTAAGCGGCGTATGTATGTGCTTTAAATCTGATAGATCTGAGAATGATCTaattgtataatttaatgTTGTTCTCTCTCCTCCTTGTACTGGTTTTGATGCTATTTTTGCATGGGCATGGCttaatttcttctttgcaACAAATAATGTATCCACTCTACCAGCTAGTTTGCTgttcaaatttcaaaacaagaacCTTCAGCAATTTGATTATTATGTTGTTATAAATGCTGGAAATAGAGAATCTATTACGTCCACAACAAAATTTTAGTAATGAAGACATCAGAAATGGCCACACGACATGCAAGAGAAAAGGATTTGATGATCTTAGGATGTACATTAcgattatataatttttgtggGAGGCCTTTTTATGTCTcttcaaagtaaaaaaatatgcATTAATCCAAAGGATAGTGCATGGAATCAACATATATCTATCCTTATGCTCaggaaaaactgaaaatcaaTTCCATTCATCCAAAACATTTCTCCATCCAAAGACCATTAATTTACCTTggatatataatatatatatatatatatatatatatagatatatctatatatacatgttttgtatgtaaaattaattcatcatGGAAAATGCATGGTTGGTTGAGGATAACATGACAAGTTGGAGGTGATACAAGGTTTTCCATTAGTTTTGCATTTCAAATCCCTGCAATTTCTCTTCAAGCACCAAACGTTCAAAGGACCTTCGTGTATGACTGATGTATTCCGACTTCAGCTTCTACAAGTACCTAGTTATGTAGGCGCCAGGCCAAACTACTTAAGGTGAGGTCACAATTTCTAAATTTCACGCTTGTCACACAATTCATCTAGGATAATTTAACATTTTGTACGATATATAATTGGGTACTTTACAAGAGTGTTGATCCATCTACCATTCAAATTGAATTAGAGTAAGTCATATTCAGTCCATTTATAGGTAATTAATCCACGTCACTTCCCCTTCTTTgccactttctctctcttctttttttttttttgaaaattatgaagatGCATTTTTTAAGCTATGGGAAGTAAAGATACTCCAccatcaaagaagaaaaggactAGGGTACTGGACGTTATACCCACATATAGACGAGTATATACTTCCAGTTTCCTAGCATCATTAACCAGTAAAATAGGTAGCCTTCCCAACATAAAAAGCAAGCATAAACATAGACCCAAACCCTGAAACCCATACAGAAAAAAAGCATTGTAGAACCCCTGAAAGATGTGAAAGAAACCTCATAAACTATGAAACAGCAGTGCCCTTATGAATACAAACTAATAGGTTTGCCCTTAGATTGCATAATAGAATGGATAGAAAATGAACGGAAAAGTGAGAGACGAAAGGTGCTCACGGAACAAGCTGAACCTTCCTTTTTTAAAAGTCAGGTTTGAGTTCGATCTGATAGTATCTAATCTATCCTTTGTAAGTTGAGATAAAAAAGTAgaatctaaaaaataaaaaacaattttgtAAATATATGCAACACTTGATTCACaacttttccattttctttcctttaaaCTTTCCAATTCTAAATGATTACTACGATGaaacatgaaaaatgataattccctcttattttctttattctcaCTTTTTTCTTATACCAAGCATTAGTGGAaatcattttcctttctcattttcaacCATCCCGTTTCATCATCTTCCATTCTACCAAGCAAAACCTTAGGGTTCACCTACTTCATTGCTGATAAAAATTCCCAAGACCATTTAACCAATGCTTACTTCACGACCTCCAAGTAATTAATTACTTGTTAATCTACTCTTAAATTGCCTTTTAATCCTTCTCATCTCTGCAACAGCTACTAGAGTTGTCCACAATCTTCCACAGTCCAAGTCCTAGGGTTCTTGGTGGAAATCCAAGTATTAGGTTAGGAAGAGAGAACTTTTACTGAGGTAATTGAGATTCTCGCCTTTAGGTTAAGTGTTTGAATCTAACATTCCAAGATGAGCGTTTCAACAAAGCCAATTatcatattccatttttttccccttttcccTCAATTCcttgagaataaaaaataaatagagcCGTCTTAATTTAATGTGAGCAATATATAACTTAGCCGACACTATGGCTTGCTTAATTAGAACGCAAATTACTCGAATaacaataaatgaatgataaaCACCTTCGGTTACATCTTATATTATAGCATCATTTCAAGCCATATTGTGCTGTAAAATTATAGTTTAGACTATTGGGAAATTTAACTAGATTTTTAACCTACACATATGGATTTATAGAGTTGTTAccttattaatttattaattttcttaataataatttagttttttattttttataatattatatataattaatattttgacaaaccgattattaaatttaacaaattacTCATATATATCATACAcgaaaattataaaatgaatCTGACATTCATATATTATCAAGCAAGAATACCATCTTGCATGCATGCGTCAAAGGAAAAAGGCGGTGTGCACGGTGATGGATCGATCCCAAATCTAACACAAAACTAAAAGCGGATGGCATGTaccaaaagaagaaatgatttaaaaaaaaaaaaaaaattgatggcAGGTGAAAAGTACGTAGTAGCGTAGTTCATGAAGACACGTTTTGCATGTGCCACTTTCCTACTCAAAAAGCTCCTACGTTTCAATGCAATTCAATAATTAAGCCTATTACGCTGGAATTCTAGCTTCAAGGTTTAAACTAGTTTTCTGTACACGCCACACATATGAGGAGGGAAATGTAGTTCCCATTTTCCATGGCGATAGATAAGCTGGTAACTAGTATTAGATCCAAGTGACACATGAGAGTTTCCTAAATCTTTCTTACCTACAAGTCTTCCTTTGAAGCATGCTTGCTGTTTGGTGTGGTGTCTTTTCCTTGTGAAAGCTAAGGTTAAGGCCAGCTGCATTTGGGAGACAGACTGTTAAATATGGGTCCTTGAACTTGTCAGACTTTAAGTAATCCACAAGCCACTTTTTATGCTTGGAAGTCTTGTCttcaaaaatttatgtttCTTAACTCCCTTCCTTCAATGGTATTGCAACATAATACAAATGCTATCTTTTCGGGTCGGTTTTGGACTTTCGGTATCTGAGAATAAGCAGTATAGAcatttattattgttattattcatttgaaaaatgttgAAGTTGCAATATCTATTGTTTAACATTGTGTTGAATAGACACCAAAAATAGTTACTCGATACTTTAGGTTTTGGTTGCTTCATCACTTCTTAAGGCTAAGGCTAAGGCTAAGGGCATTAAAGTTTTGGCGTTATGTGTTTATCAGCATTAGTTAGCAGATAACAGCACTACCACAGGGCACCTCTCATGTGCTCCCCTCTCCCACGACAAAACTAGAATCTGAAAGATAGTTGTCTTTGGGCAAGAAACTGTATATGCTATTGCAGTTCCATGACTGGAAGTAATTACGAGATCTGTTACGCGCTGCATGTTGCTTGTATcgtttcttacttgattttcCTATGGTTGATTGAGGGTGCTTCTCCTCTTCCTCTTTTCTGATTACTGGTGGAGTGACTTGTCTGCTTGGGTGCTGTTTCTGCTGAGATTGGTTTTCTTTGGTAGTTATTAACCCGGTCTAATTACTGTATTTGAGTGTGTTTTAttactttcttctttctgGTCTCTCTTTCTTTGACCAGACTCTCTATCAACATGTTTTTATACTTAATAAAAATCCCTTTTGTATCGagaggaaaataaataaataattacttATAAAATGCAATTATGAATCTGATCAGACACACCATCAAGCAATAAATgtaagagaaattatgatgcTCTTCTAATATTTTCCtgtaaaatcaattttttttagcaaAAATTCATAAGTAGATAGACTGCTAGCTCCAACCCCTGGCCCAAGACATGTATGTATAGTTTTTTGCTCACGAGAAAATCGATACTTAATTATAAGATCTTTTATTTAGAcgaatgaataaaataattgaagcaACTCCTCGTCGAACACAAAAATcacatttaaaattttggggTTGGATTCTTTGTAATTCAAGGTGATTGGCAAAGGGTCTTTGATCCAAACAAGGAATTGCAATTAATCAGTTactgtgtatatatatatatatacacaacACTAACTAACTTGGTGCAATCTTACTGGTGCTTGAAATATTAGGCTGATTTATGGATAAACTGAAGCCCATGTTTCCAAGTAACTGGGTGCAATCATACTGGTCTGGAAAATATAATCCTGGTGCGGCCCAAAGTATGTCCCACACACTTATACGTTTTGTTTGATAATTCCATGTCACCATGTTTACACTGGAAACACATGCTAGAAAGAACCAGCACATCTGATCTTATTTTTACggttaaatatttaaataagttctcaaattataaaaaaaaaattaatttttattttttattacatttaaataagcttctaaattcttattttgagttaaataaatCATTCTCCTTAACTATTGACTAACTTCTATTAGTCAATTGTACAGTcagtaattttttatatcacGTCATTTGCCACGTAACATGTTGTCATATTATCTTAATGACGTTAATGCCACATGGTAGATGATGTGGCATAAAAAAATTGCTAGCTAAGAATtgggttttttccttttaaccCATccaaatgtttaaaaattattggttag containing:
- the LOC18609753 gene encoding myb-related protein 308, which translates into the protein MRKPCCDKQDTNKGAWSKQEDEKLINYIQKHGEGCWRTLPQAAGLLRCGKSCRLRWINYLRPDLKRGNFAEDEEDLIIKLHALLGNRWSLIAGRLPGRTDNEVKNYWNSHLRRKLMNMGIDPKNHRLGITKLPRPQSPLKYSNTSATSSGSKVPAANKKNPAVKSRCDNDQVSDAASCLEDEPCGQLIPDLNLNLDLTINISVPNSVAKVEEEQNHKECNISKDLEFSPSPTLVLFR